In one window of Campylobacter coli DNA:
- a CDS encoding multidrug efflux SMR transporter has protein sequence MEWIFLFLATIFEIIGVIVMKQLVITKNKFYLLALAACFALSFSFLSLSMQNIAMSVAYSIWTGAGTAGGVIVGVLFYKESKSFLKLFLIALIIACTVGLKILS, from the coding sequence ATGGAGTGGATCTTTTTATTTTTAGCTACTATTTTTGAAATTATAGGCGTGATAGTGATGAAACAACTCGTCATCACTAAAAACAAATTTTATCTTTTAGCCTTAGCTGCTTGTTTTGCTTTATCATTTAGCTTTTTAAGTCTTAGTATGCAAAATATCGCTATGAGCGTGGCTTATTCTATATGGACAGGAGCTGGCACTGCAGGTGGGGTTATAGTAGGTGTGCTTTTTTACAAAGAAAGCAAAAGCTTTTTAAAACTTTTTTTAATAGCACTTATCATCGCCTGTACAGTGGGCTTAAAAATTCTTTCATAG
- the bioD gene encoding dethiobiotin synthase — MKIYISGIDTDVGKTYLSARICKELGFDYFKLIQAGVPKDSDEVAKFSSKTKIFKEGVCLQTPASPHKARILEKLNYKAFDIQIPQSDKLIIELAGGLFSPIDDEKTMIDYMSEFKHPTLLVAKDYLGSINHTLLSIEALKQRGIEILALVLKSEDHFSKDFISKYTQIPIVEFDDRVCENLSKILKNLL; from the coding sequence ATGAAAATATACATTAGCGGTATAGATACAGATGTTGGCAAGACTTATTTGAGCGCTAGAATTTGTAAAGAATTGGGTTTTGATTATTTTAAACTCATTCAAGCAGGGGTGCCAAAAGATAGTGATGAAGTGGCTAAATTCAGCTCTAAAACTAAGATTTTTAAAGAGGGTGTGTGTCTACAAACTCCTGCTTCACCACATAAGGCAAGAATTTTAGAAAAACTAAACTACAAAGCCTTTGATATACAAATTCCACAAAGCGATAAGCTTATCATAGAGCTTGCGGGTGGGCTTTTTTCGCCTATTGATGATGAAAAAACTATGATTGATTATATGAGCGAATTTAAACACCCCACCCTTTTGGTAGCCAAAGACTATCTAGGAAGTATCAATCATACGCTTTTAAGCATAGAAGCTTTAAAACAAAGAGGTATTGAAATCCTTGCCTTAGTGCTAAAGAGTGAAGATCATTTTAGCAAGGATTTTATCAGCAAATACACACAAATTCCTATCGTAGAATTTGACGATAGGGTTTGTGAAAATCTCTCAAAAATCCTTAAAAATTTGCTCTAA
- a CDS encoding adenosylmethionine--8-amino-7-oxononanoate transaminase: MQNEILKKLDLEHIWHPCTQMKDHENLPLIPIKRAKGVWLYDFDDKAYMDCVSSWWVNLFGHCNEKIANAIKKQVDELEHVILAGFTHEPIIKLSARLCEKVGRNFNKCFYADNGSSAIEVALKMSFHYHLNKGVKKSKFLSLSNSYHGETLGALSVGDVALYKDTYKPLLLECLSTPVPQSKDYTQELEILKDILEKNASEICAFILEPLVQCAGNMHMYEAGFIDEAIKLCHQFGVQVIFDEIAVGFGRTGSLFALHQCKESSDFICLSKGITGGFMPLSVVLTRDEIYNAFYDTYESQKAFLHSHSYTGNTLACAAANAVLDIFENENILEKNQILSEFIKKEFSRLEKFDFLGNFRTCGMISAFDILSSKYKRVGLFVFRKALEKGLLLRPLANTIYFMPPYIITKEQISFVVDTLEQIFKDF; encoded by the coding sequence ATGCAAAATGAAATTTTAAAAAAACTCGATTTAGAGCATATTTGGCACCCTTGTACGCAAATGAAAGATCATGAAAATTTGCCACTCATTCCTATAAAAAGAGCTAAAGGAGTGTGGCTTTATGATTTTGATGATAAGGCTTATATGGATTGTGTGAGCTCGTGGTGGGTAAATCTTTTTGGGCATTGCAATGAAAAAATCGCAAATGCTATTAAAAAACAAGTTGATGAGCTAGAGCATGTGATCTTAGCAGGTTTTACGCATGAGCCCATCATCAAGCTTTCTGCAAGACTTTGCGAAAAAGTAGGCAGGAATTTTAATAAATGTTTTTACGCAGATAATGGCTCAAGTGCTATTGAAGTCGCACTTAAGATGAGTTTTCATTATCATTTAAATAAAGGAGTGAAAAAAAGTAAATTTTTATCTTTAAGCAATTCTTATCATGGTGAAACCTTAGGAGCCTTAAGTGTAGGAGATGTAGCACTTTATAAAGATACTTATAAACCTTTACTTTTAGAGTGTTTAAGCACGCCTGTGCCACAAAGTAAAGATTACACTCAAGAGCTTGAAATTTTAAAAGATATTTTAGAAAAAAATGCAAGTGAAATTTGCGCTTTTATACTTGAACCCTTGGTGCAATGCGCGGGAAATATGCATATGTATGAAGCAGGGTTTATTGATGAGGCTATAAAGCTTTGTCATCAATTTGGAGTGCAAGTGATTTTTGATGAAATCGCTGTGGGTTTTGGACGCACAGGGAGTTTATTTGCTTTGCATCAGTGTAAAGAAAGTTCTGATTTTATCTGCCTTTCAAAAGGGATCACAGGCGGATTTATGCCACTTTCTGTAGTGCTTACAAGAGATGAAATTTATAATGCTTTTTATGATACTTATGAAAGCCAAAAGGCTTTTTTACATTCTCATAGCTATACGGGAAATACCTTAGCTTGTGCGGCAGCAAATGCGGTTTTAGATATCTTTGAGAATGAAAATATTTTAGAAAAAAATCAAATTTTAAGCGAGTTTATCAAAAAAGAATTTTCAAGACTTGAAAAATTTGACTTTTTGGGTAATTTTAGAACTTGCGGAATGATCAGTGCTTTTGATATTTTAAGCAGCAAGTATAAACGCGTAGGACTTTTTGTGTTTAGGAAGGCCTTGGAAAAAGGTTTGCTTTTAAGGCCTTTAGCAAATACGATTTATTTTATGCCCCCTTACATCATCACCAAAGAGCAAATTTCTTTCGTGGTAGATACTTTAGAGCAAATTTTTAAGGATTTTTGA
- a CDS encoding pyridoxal phosphate-dependent aminotransferase family protein — MSLENILETLEKNHNLRKLTSLKHEGNFVFKEGKKLLNLAGNDYLNLSSCKSLKDEFLDNIKEQDLFFSSSSSRSLSGNFTIYEELESFLKSKFKEKEILHFNSGYHLNISCIAALASIPNTLFLADKFIHASMIDGLKLGGAKFFRFHHNDMNHLENLIQKHYDHYENIIILSEALFSMDGDFSDFNTLIAFKEKYPKIKLYIDEAHSVGCFDEEGLGLVKALNLEEKVDFIVFTFGKALASMGACMICNNLYKSFFINKARAFIYSTALPPINIAWTKFIFEKMSELKEKREKLQIIGNFFKNQLIEKNHQILGDAYIISLVLGENQKAIDLAKKLETNGIFAPAIKEPTVPKNTARIRFSLHAGLSKEDLKKVVELL; from the coding sequence ATGAGCCTTGAAAATATCTTAGAAACCCTTGAAAAAAATCATAATCTTAGAAAACTTACAAGCCTCAAACATGAAGGAAATTTTGTTTTTAAAGAGGGTAAAAAGCTTTTAAATTTAGCGGGGAATGATTATTTAAATTTAAGCTCTTGCAAATCTTTAAAAGATGAATTTTTAGACAATATCAAAGAACAAGACTTATTTTTTTCAAGCTCAAGTTCAAGGAGCTTGAGTGGAAATTTTACAATTTATGAAGAATTAGAAAGCTTTTTAAAATCCAAATTTAAAGAAAAAGAAATCTTACATTTTAACAGCGGTTATCATCTTAATATCTCTTGTATAGCTGCACTTGCAAGCATTCCAAATACACTTTTTTTAGCAGATAAATTCATCCATGCAAGTATGATTGATGGGCTAAAACTTGGCGGAGCAAAATTTTTTCGCTTTCATCATAACGATATGAATCATTTAGAAAATTTAATTCAAAAACATTATGATCATTATGAAAATATCATCATTTTAAGCGAAGCATTATTTAGCATGGATGGTGATTTTTCTGATTTTAATACACTCATCGCCTTTAAAGAAAAATACCCTAAAATCAAACTTTATATCGATGAAGCGCACAGCGTGGGTTGCTTTGATGAGGAGGGCTTGGGACTTGTTAAAGCTTTAAATTTGGAAGAAAAGGTTGATTTTATAGTTTTTACCTTTGGCAAGGCTCTTGCTTCTATGGGTGCTTGTATGATTTGTAATAATCTTTATAAAAGCTTTTTTATCAACAAGGCTAGAGCTTTTATTTATTCTACGGCGCTACCTCCTATCAATATAGCTTGGACAAAATTTATTTTTGAAAAAATGAGCGAGCTAAAAGAAAAAAGAGAAAAACTACAAATCATAGGCAACTTTTTTAAAAATCAACTTATAGAAAAAAATCATCAAATTTTAGGCGATGCTTACATCATCTCCTTGGTTTTAGGAGAAAATCAAAAGGCTATAGACTTAGCAAAAAAACTTGAAACAAATGGCATTTTTGCACCCGCTATAAAAGAACCTACGGTGCCTAAAAATACAGCCAGAATTCGTTTTTCTTTGCATGCAGGACTTAGTAAAGAAGATTTAAAGAAAGTGGTAGAACTTTTATGA
- a CDS encoding pimeloyl-ACP methyl esterase BioG family protein: MKISNLIQNENSQELILVFGGFASHPSHFTHLKSDKNVVLVYDYENLDFKFDLNSFSKITLIAFSMGVCVASRVLKDIEFSQKIAINGTNFGIDKLKGIHPAIFAKQIKKFDLSSFKKSLFKERENEAKDFIFKDEKDLKTELEKLFEFALKERNESFIWDKIYSSNNDEIFPQNALKNTFSKLIFLNEPHFAFFHFKTWDEI, from the coding sequence ATGAAAATAAGTAATTTAATTCAAAATGAAAACTCACAAGAACTTATCTTGGTATTTGGCGGTTTTGCTTCACATCCTAGTCATTTTACACATTTAAAAAGCGATAAAAATGTAGTTTTGGTTTATGATTATGAAAATTTAGACTTTAAATTTGATTTAAACTCTTTTTCTAAAATCACTCTTATAGCTTTTTCTATGGGAGTTTGCGTAGCAAGTAGAGTTTTAAAAGATATAGAGTTTTCGCAAAAAATAGCCATCAATGGCACGAATTTTGGTATAGATAAATTAAAAGGAATTCATCCTGCAATTTTTGCTAAGCAAATTAAAAAATTTGATCTTTCAAGCTTTAAAAAATCTTTATTTAAAGAGCGCGAAAATGAAGCAAAAGATTTTATCTTTAAAGATGAAAAAGATTTAAAAACCGAGCTTGAAAAACTTTTCGAATTTGCCTTAAAAGAGCGTAATGAAAGCTTTATTTGGGATAAAATTTACTCAAGCAATAATGATGAAATTTTTCCTCAAAATGCTTTAAAAAATACTTTTTCAAAACTTATTTTCCTAAATGAACCGCATTTTGCTTTTTTTCATTTTAAAACTTGGGATGAAATTTGA
- the bioC gene encoding malonyl-ACP O-methyltransferase BioC — translation MNFLKAKDYQKHAKVQDLMGLKLCEILKNLEISHFKKVFEFGCGRGEFSDKLSKIITFDEYLKNDILDYPDNLNVEIFDMNTLATQNLSKQKFDLITSNASLQWLDLKQVLPALANMLNEKGILLLSTFGEMNLKEIKQSTSLGLKYFSTKELEQIFKPYFSDIKITEEIVNLEFQNALEVFRHLKLSGVNSLGFYRLNKQFLKEFEEKFQNKLTYHPIFILCKKDTK, via the coding sequence TTGAATTTTTTAAAAGCAAAAGATTATCAAAAACACGCAAAAGTGCAAGATTTAATGGGTTTAAAACTTTGTGAAATTTTAAAAAATTTAGAAATTTCGCATTTTAAAAAAGTGTTTGAATTTGGTTGTGGTAGAGGTGAATTTAGCGATAAGCTTTCAAAAATTATCACTTTTGATGAGTATCTAAAAAATGATATTTTAGATTATCCTGACAATCTTAATGTAGAAATTTTTGATATGAATACCCTAGCTACACAGAATTTAAGCAAGCAAAAATTTGATCTTATCACTTCTAATGCAAGTTTGCAATGGCTTGATTTAAAGCAGGTTTTGCCCGCGCTAGCAAATATGCTAAATGAAAAAGGAATTTTACTTCTTTCTACTTTTGGAGAAATGAATTTAAAAGAGATCAAGCAAAGCACAAGCTTGGGTTTAAAATATTTTAGCACAAAAGAACTTGAACAAATTTTCAAACCCTATTTTTCTGATATTAAAATCACAGAAGAAATTGTAAATTTGGAATTTCAAAACGCTTTAGAGGTTTTTAGGCATTTAAAATTAAGCGGAGTAAATTCTTTGGGATTTTATCGCTTAAACAAGCAATTCTTAAAAGAATTTGAAGAAAAATTTCAAAATAAACTCACTTATCATCCTATTTTTATTTTATGCAAAAAAGATACAAAATAA
- the modA gene encoding molybdate ABC transporter substrate-binding protein — protein MKKLVLCFIVLFLSLNLNAQNLSVFVASSASKAMEEVKNEFLKSHPNDNIDLVFGASGKYYQLLKQGREFDLFFSADTKYAQAIYEDQNALDKPKVYVLGILALYSLDESLLEGGIEKLKDKANKIHHLSLANPKVAPYGVAAKEVLENLNLDKLFEDKIVLGENISVPVLHVDSNNADLGIVAYSLVSSINHPKGKAILIDQKYFTPLKQSYVITKYAKDKKLAFEFSDFISSQKAKEIFKKYGFDTP, from the coding sequence ATGAAAAAGCTCGTGTTATGTTTTATAGTGTTGTTTTTATCTTTAAATTTAAATGCACAAAATTTAAGTGTTTTCGTAGCTTCTTCGGCTTCAAAAGCTATGGAAGAAGTCAAAAATGAATTTTTAAAATCACACCCTAATGACAATATAGATCTTGTTTTTGGTGCTTCAGGAAAGTATTATCAACTTTTGAAACAAGGAAGGGAATTTGATCTATTTTTTTCAGCCGATACAAAATACGCGCAAGCAATTTATGAGGATCAAAACGCTTTAGATAAACCAAAAGTTTATGTTTTAGGTATCTTAGCCCTATATAGCTTAGATGAAAGCTTACTTGAAGGTGGGATAGAAAAGCTAAAAGATAAAGCAAATAAAATTCATCACCTAAGCCTTGCAAATCCAAAGGTTGCTCCTTATGGAGTAGCTGCTAAAGAAGTGCTTGAAAATTTAAATTTAGACAAACTCTTTGAAGATAAAATTGTTTTAGGTGAAAATATCTCCGTGCCTGTTTTACATGTCGATAGCAATAATGCGGATTTGGGTATCGTGGCTTATTCTTTAGTATCTTCTATCAATCATCCTAAAGGCAAAGCTATTTTGATCGATCAAAAATACTTCACCCCTTTAAAACAAAGCTATGTCATCACAAAATACGCTAAAGATAAAAAATTAGCCTTTGAATTTAGCGATTTTATCAGTTCGCAAAAAGCAAAAGAAATCTTTAAAAAATACGGATTTGACACACCTTGA
- a CDS encoding molybdenum-pterin-binding protein, with protein sequence MNILNGKIIELLNEGEIVIVKISIKEQIFKVLMLDLHSLQDLKIGTKIQVLFKEHELGFALPHSILSVENSFLARIKSIKKGKILYHIFFDFKGDEISSIITKEKALELKLEEEQEWLCFVKENDIILKAVYG encoded by the coding sequence TTGAATATCTTAAATGGTAAGATTATAGAGCTTTTAAATGAGGGTGAGATTGTCATCGTTAAGATCAGTATTAAAGAGCAAATTTTTAAAGTTTTAATGCTTGATCTTCATTCTTTACAAGATCTTAAAATAGGTACAAAAATTCAAGTACTTTTTAAAGAACACGAACTTGGCTTTGCTTTGCCTCATTCTATTTTAAGTGTGGAAAATTCATTTCTAGCAAGGATTAAAAGTATTAAAAAGGGCAAAATTCTATATCATATCTTTTTTGACTTTAAGGGTGATGAAATTTCTAGCATTATCACCAAAGAAAAAGCCTTAGAGCTTAAACTCGAAGAAGAACAAGAATGGCTTTGCTTTGTCAAGGAAAACGATATCATTTTAAAGGCTGTTTATGGATAA
- the modB gene encoding molybdate ABC transporter permease subunit has product MDNDFLQTLYLTFKLAFITTFILFFIGVFLAYLLSFVKFPFKSLVQTFVALPLVLPPSVLGFYLLISFSQNSFLGQFLKEYFNLSLVFSFEGLVFASLIFSLPFMVNPLQSAFSSINQNLLDASYTLGKGKIYTLFRVILPNSKVGIFSACAMSFAHTIGEFGVVMMIGGHKKGETLVASIAIYDELEVLNYTLAHQYAFTLFAISFTILLSLYFVNKKIAL; this is encoded by the coding sequence ATGGATAATGATTTTTTACAAACCCTTTATCTTACCTTTAAACTTGCATTTATCACCACCTTTATACTCTTTTTCATCGGAGTATTTTTAGCCTATCTTTTAAGCTTTGTGAAATTTCCTTTTAAAAGCTTGGTGCAAACCTTTGTAGCTTTACCTTTGGTTTTGCCTCCAAGTGTTTTGGGTTTTTATTTACTCATAAGCTTTTCACAAAACAGCTTTTTAGGACAATTTTTAAAAGAATATTTTAACCTTTCTTTGGTTTTTAGCTTTGAAGGTTTGGTATTTGCTTCTTTGATTTTTTCCCTACCCTTTATGGTAAATCCTTTACAAAGTGCTTTTTCATCGATCAATCAAAACCTACTTGATGCTTCTTATACTCTAGGAAAGGGTAAAATTTACACACTTTTTAGAGTGATTTTGCCCAATTCCAAAGTAGGAATTTTTAGTGCTTGTGCGATGAGTTTTGCACACACCATCGGTGAATTTGGAGTGGTGATGATGATAGGTGGACATAAAAAAGGTGAAACTTTAGTCGCAAGTATTGCTATTTATGATGAGCTTGAAGTTTTAAACTATACCTTAGCGCATCAATACGCTTTTACTTTATTTGCGATTTCTTTTACCATACTCTTAAGTCTTTATTTTGTAAATAAAAAAATTGCTTTATAG
- a CDS encoding sulfate/molybdate ABC transporter ATP-binding protein: protein MIKIDIKLPINTAKGKKQLELNTCLKANEITAIFGESGVGKTTLLKIIAGLIKPEFGRIKVGDELWLDTQKNINLAIQKRKIGFVFQDYALFPNMSVKENISYAATSKQKAEELLSLMNLENLAKIYPKNLSGGQAQRVALARALAREPQILLLDEPLSALDFKMRSFLQDELVKILQHFKITTLLVSHDLAEIYKLSHRILELSDGKIIKDARTNEFFTSSNLSAKLRLSATLLEMKKSDILVIFTLLLNQDIVKITLSEEEFLKSYKDIKIGDTLLLSIKAFNPIIVGKL from the coding sequence ATGATAAAAATCGATATAAAACTTCCCATTAACACAGCAAAAGGCAAGAAGCAACTAGAATTAAACACTTGCTTAAAAGCAAATGAAATCACTGCTATTTTTGGAGAAAGCGGTGTGGGAAAAACGACTCTGCTTAAAATCATTGCAGGACTTATAAAACCTGAATTTGGGCGCATAAAAGTAGGAGATGAGCTTTGGCTTGATACCCAAAAAAATATCAATTTAGCCATACAAAAAAGAAAAATCGGCTTTGTTTTTCAAGATTATGCTCTTTTTCCAAATATGAGCGTAAAAGAAAACATTTCCTATGCTGCGACTTCAAAACAAAAAGCAGAAGAGCTTTTAAGCTTAATGAATTTGGAAAATTTAGCCAAAATTTATCCCAAAAATTTAAGTGGCGGACAAGCACAAAGAGTGGCTTTAGCAAGGGCTTTAGCAAGAGAGCCACAAATTTTACTTTTAGATGAGCCTTTGAGTGCATTAGACTTTAAAATGCGATCTTTTTTACAAGATGAACTTGTGAAAATTTTACAACATTTTAAAATCACTACTTTATTAGTAAGTCACGATTTGGCTGAAATTTACAAATTAAGCCATAGAATTTTAGAGCTTAGTGATGGAAAAATCATCAAAGATGCAAGAACAAATGAATTTTTTACCTCATCAAATTTAAGTGCGAAATTGCGTTTAAGTGCAACTTTGCTTGAGATGAAAAAAAGTGATATTTTAGTTATTTTTACTTTGCTTTTAAATCAAGATATCGTTAAAATCACACTTAGCGAAGAGGAATTTTTAAAATCTTATAAAGATATAAAAATCGGCGATACGCTTTTACTTTCTATAAAAGCCTTTAATCCTATCATCGTAGGAAAACTTTAA
- a CDS encoding 4-oxalocrotonate tautomerase family protein: MPFVNIRITKENGEPTLKQKQELIEGVTDLLAKVLNKNKASTVVIIDEIEMDNYGLGGKTITEVRKEQKKS, translated from the coding sequence ATGCCTTTTGTTAATATTAGAATCACAAAAGAAAATGGCGAACCTACACTCAAGCAAAAGCAAGAATTGATTGAAGGTGTTACAGATTTACTTGCTAAGGTTTTAAACAAAAATAAAGCTTCTACTGTTGTAATTATCGATGAAATTGAAATGGATAATTATGGTTTAGGCGGAAAAACTATCACTGAAGTAAGAAAAGAGCAGAAAAAAAGCTAG
- a CDS encoding YbfB/YjiJ family MFS transporter, whose protein sequence is MRIIICFLSTFVANGLARFGYVVLIPIMIISGRLNENQSIQLGIAVLVGYIFGSFFINFLRKFISLENIAKLSFLIISLSFFACMMESLPFIWAWLWRFFAGVASASLMILAAPLSLPYVKERFRGRIGGFVFSGIGLGAVVSGFTLPFIANINIDLVWIVLGSVVFCAFILSLFSLRTLKRSKQTIHKDNKFKIPYGLWLLIISYILNAIGYLPHTLFWVDYLVRDLKFSTLLAGSSWAFFGIGAVLGSIGSGILADRIGIKNAHIVILFFKALSCFIAAFASDLFWLNFSIFVMGFTTTGNVTLTNALALKIVSKKHFPTSSSFLTLAFGIFQAIFSFLFAYLLKFLDGYFWMFIFCGFCLIFSFLVLLPIKISTLRN, encoded by the coding sequence TTGCGCATTATTATTTGTTTTCTTTCAACCTTTGTGGCAAATGGTTTGGCAAGATTTGGATATGTTGTTTTAATCCCTATTATGATAATATCCGGCAGATTGAATGAAAATCAAAGCATTCAGCTGGGTATTGCAGTTTTAGTTGGGTATATTTTTGGTAGTTTTTTCATTAACTTCTTAAGAAAATTTATAAGTCTTGAAAATATTGCAAAACTAAGTTTTTTAATAATCTCTTTAAGTTTTTTTGCTTGCATGATGGAAAGTCTACCTTTTATATGGGCGTGGCTATGGAGATTTTTTGCTGGTGTGGCAAGCGCTTCTTTGATGATACTTGCTGCACCACTTTCTTTGCCTTATGTTAAAGAACGTTTTAGGGGGCGTATAGGGGGTTTTGTATTTAGCGGTATAGGACTTGGTGCTGTTGTTAGTGGCTTTACTTTACCATTTATCGCTAATATCAATATCGATTTGGTTTGGATTGTTTTAGGTAGTGTGGTTTTTTGCGCTTTCATCTTAAGTCTTTTTTCACTTAGAACACTTAAAAGATCTAAACAAACAATACATAAAGATAATAAATTTAAAATTCCTTATGGATTATGGCTTCTTATTATTTCATATATTCTTAATGCCATAGGATATTTACCTCATACACTTTTTTGGGTTGATTATCTTGTAAGAGACTTAAAATTTTCAACCCTACTTGCTGGCTCATCTTGGGCTTTTTTTGGTATAGGAGCAGTCTTAGGAAGTATAGGTAGTGGAATTTTAGCTGATAGAATCGGGATAAAAAATGCACACATTGTAATATTATTTTTCAAAGCCTTATCTTGTTTTATCGCAGCTTTTGCCAGTGATTTGTTTTGGCTTAACTTTAGTATTTTTGTTATGGGCTTTACAACAACAGGCAATGTAACACTTACTAATGCCCTAGCATTAAAAATTGTTTCTAAAAAACATTTTCCTACAAGCTCAAGTTTTCTAACCCTTGCTTTTGGAATTTTTCAAGCTATTTTTTCTTTTCTTTTTGCTTATTTGTTAAAATTTTTAGATGGTTATTTTTGGATGTTTATCTTTTGTGGGTTTTGTTTGATATTTAGCTTTCTTGTGCTTTTGCCTATAAAAATAAGCACTTTGCGAAACTAA
- the panB gene encoding 3-methyl-2-oxobutanoate hydroxymethyltransferase encodes MRKSMISFLEKKAKNEKITMVSAYDYHSARILDNSDIDIILVGDSLAMTVLGMQDTLSVAMDEMLIFTKAVSRGAKKSFVLADMPFMSYQSSDRDAILNASRFIKESHANGVKVEGGIEIASKIKLISQSGIPVVAHLGLTPQAVNILGGYRVQGKDLQSAQKIIDDAKAVQDSGACMLVLECVPVKLAQKISSILEIPTIGIGSGKYCDGQVLVYHDLLGLNKDFKAKFVKHFDKIDPQVGVEKYRDEVKSGIFPSQEHSFDYLDDELLDKLY; translated from the coding sequence ATGAGAAAAAGTATGATTAGTTTTTTGGAAAAAAAGGCCAAAAATGAAAAAATAACTATGGTGAGTGCGTATGATTATCATAGTGCAAGAATTTTAGACAATAGCGATATAGATATTATATTGGTTGGAGATTCATTAGCTATGACAGTGCTTGGTATGCAAGATACTTTAAGTGTTGCTATGGATGAAATGTTGATTTTTACCAAAGCTGTTTCTCGCGGAGCTAAAAAGTCTTTCGTACTTGCTGATATGCCTTTTATGTCTTATCAAAGTTCAGATCGTGACGCTATCTTAAATGCCTCAAGATTTATCAAAGAAAGCCATGCAAATGGGGTAAAAGTGGAAGGGGGTATAGAAATCGCAAGTAAGATTAAATTGATTTCCCAATCAGGAATACCCGTCGTTGCTCACCTAGGACTAACCCCGCAAGCTGTAAATATACTAGGTGGATATAGGGTTCAAGGTAAAGATTTACAATCGGCTCAAAAAATCATAGATGATGCAAAAGCTGTGCAAGATTCGGGTGCTTGTATGTTAGTTTTAGAATGCGTGCCTGTAAAATTAGCACAAAAAATAAGCTCTATTTTAGAAATTCCAACAATCGGCATAGGCTCAGGTAAATACTGCGATGGACAAGTTTTAGTTTATCATGATCTTTTGGGTTTAAATAAAGATTTTAAAGCAAAATTTGTAAAGCATTTTGATAAAATTGACCCTCAAGTAGGAGTTGAAAAATATAGAGATGAAGTTAAAAGCGGTATTTTTCCTTCCCAAGAGCACAGCTTTGATTATTTAGATGATGAATTATTAGATAAATTATACTAA
- the panC gene encoding pantoate--beta-alanine ligase, producing the protein MEVITSVKEAKQIAKNWKSHNLSIGYVPTMGFLHDGHLSLIKNAKTQDKVIVSIFVNPMQFGPNEDFSSYPRDLERDIKMCQDNGVDMVFIPDAAQMYLKNFSTYVDMNTITDKLCGAKRPGHFRGVCTVLAKFFNILNPDIVYMGQKDAQQCIVVRHMVDDLNFDLKIQICPIIREEDGLAKSSRNVYLSKEERKASLAISQSIFLAEKLVQEGEKDTSKIIQAMKDILEKEKLIKIDYIELVDFNTMENIENIADNVLGAVAAFVGKTRLIDNFLVQGLK; encoded by the coding sequence ATGGAAGTCATTACTTCTGTCAAAGAAGCAAAACAAATTGCAAAAAATTGGAAATCACATAATCTTAGTATAGGCTATGTTCCAACCATGGGTTTTTTGCACGATGGGCATTTAAGTTTAATCAAAAATGCCAAAACACAAGATAAAGTTATAGTAAGTATCTTTGTAAATCCTATGCAATTTGGGCCTAATGAAGATTTTTCTAGTTATCCAAGAGATTTAGAACGCGACATTAAAATGTGTCAAGATAATGGCGTTGATATGGTTTTTATCCCCGATGCAGCTCAAATGTATCTTAAGAATTTTAGCACCTATGTGGATATGAACACGATCACGGATAAGCTTTGTGGAGCTAAAAGACCAGGGCATTTTAGAGGCGTTTGCACAGTTTTGGCTAAATTTTTTAATATCCTAAACCCTGACATAGTCTATATGGGGCAAAAAGACGCGCAGCAATGCATAGTCGTTAGACATATGGTTGATGATTTAAATTTTGATTTAAAAATTCAAATTTGCCCTATCATTAGAGAAGAAGATGGCTTAGCTAAAAGCTCTAGAAATGTATATCTTAGTAAAGAAGAAAGAAAAGCGTCACTAGCTATATCTCAAAGCATTTTTTTAGCTGAAAAATTAGTCCAAGAAGGAGAAAAAGATACTTCCAAAATTATCCAAGCTATGAAAGATATTTTAGAAAAAGAAAAATTAATCAAAATCGATTATATAGAATTAGTTGATTTTAACACTATGGAAAATATTGAAAATATCGCCGATAATGTTTTAGGAGCAGTGGCTGCTTTTGTTGGAAAAACAAGACTCATTGATAATTTTTTAGTACAAGGATTAAAATGA